One Exiguobacterium sp. BMC-KP genomic window, GCCATCGAATGTTCCGGACGTCAAGCCGCTTTTGCCGAGCTTCAGTCTGCTGTCCGCCCTCATGGTGAAATCTGTGTTTTATCGGACGGCAACCGGGAAGCCTTGACGTTGACTCCTGCGTTTCATGCGAAAGAACTCCAAATCGTTGCATCCAGTGACGGCTGGGACTACCGTCAGCATGCAGACTGGCTTTTTGCAGACGAGCGTCACGCAACCTTACCCGATTTATTCGAACAGGAGACAACGTTTAGCAATCTCGCAAATTGTTTCACTTCCTTGATGCAATCAACGGAACTACCGATCAAAGTATTCGTCGATTATGAGCAGACGAGTTGAACACCGTTCGGATCCGTCCCTACTAATGACGCGTCAGAGAAGACTGCTTCTTGCAAGACGGTCTTCTCCCCGCGAACAGTTTGAATGTGCGGAATCGGTCTGTCAAACAGCTTCACTAGATCTTTTTCTAATCCTTCGCGTGGCGTCGATAGGACGAGTCGCACGAGTTCCGTTCCGTCAGCATCTGCAATCGCATCGTCGTGCGTTTGCAACTCAATTCGCAATCCGTACGGCGTCTGCAAGAACGTACGTCGTTCATTCGCTTGAACTGTAAACGATAATGTTTCTGCGCGGTCGAGAATCGTTTGTAAGTCATCCGACTGAATCAAAAACCCGATATGGTCGAAACGTACCGTCTTTCCGAATCCAATCGTTACGTTGACCGCCCCCCGCTTCATTTCAATGATTCGAAACAGGATGTGATCCGTTCGAAAGTCGTCCCATGTCAGTGGCGGATTAAATGTATTAAATTCTCCTTCTTTTTTCCCGATGCGCTGGGAAACGTGAAATCCACGTGCCGTATACCAGGCTTCTGTTTCCTCCAAATGTGGTGTCCAAATATGATAATGAAATAGCATTTACATACACTCCTTTCGATTATTCCAATCGTTCCATGTCATCACTTCAACTTGGTTCGATTCGTTCAAATACTGTCGTAATAATGGGAGATGTGCTGCACCATACAGACAAACGATCCGTTCGGTCGTCTGAGCGAGTTTTAGTAGACGAGTGACAATCTTTTGATTACGAACATGCCAATAGCGTTCGATCCAGATTCGACCACTCTTGAGTCGTTCGATTTCTTCATAAACTGTAGCTGACGCTGTAATCGTCTGTTCAGCGTGTAATAGATCGAGCCAATCAGAAAACGATAACTGCTCCATCGCTTGTTGCAACTGATGCGTCCGCTTCGTCTCAGTAGCGACGATCGTCTCGAACTCTTCTGGATGAAGCGCACTAATCTCCCCTAAATCCGGGACGCCTTTGACAGATTCATTCCAGTCCACTCCGTGTAGATGCGCTAGTCCTGCCATTCGTGCCAAGCGAAAACCAATTTGTTGCCGTTCATTATTGGTTAAATCACTCTCGTGTTGATATGTTTCATATGTATGTTGCACGTCATCCATCCGTTCAGGTGCCGTTTCAAGCGCAACGCATGTTGGTCGAAATGTGTTCAATCGAGTAACGACTTCTTTGATTTCACGTTGCCGTCGTTTTGACGTAACATCAAAAATCGTCGGACGAATCATATCTCCATTCGCTGGTCGATCGAGATGGAATAGACCAATCAGTAAAACCTGAGGTTTCATTCACACCCCTCCTTTTCCTGATTTTACCTTATCCACTTCTGCTATTGCGACAATTACTTATCGTGAATTTAATCAAACGATCTTACGTTAAAGGATCAACACCATTTACTGTATACATGCGAATTAACAGGTAAACAGCTTAATATATGGTATTATTATACAAATTTATATAAGGAGGCTCTCATGAAAAAAATACTTGTCATCTTTTCAATCGGATTTTTCTTTGTATTGATTGGGTGTAGTCAGGCTAGTACAGAAGAAAACGGTAGCTACGCCATGATTGTCATCGTTAATCACAAAGAATATTGTGGAACAGAAGAAAAATTAGATGCATCAAAACAACAAGGTGGAGAGATTAGTAAAATACTTAAGAAAACAAAAGCGTCTGAAATGCCCTAAGAGAACAGTCAATCGAATTCTTTTCCGGTCGGATCCATCATCTATTCTGTTAAAGGAACAGAAGATTTTATTATTGTAAAAGATCTCGATGATAAAAAGTGGCTTTTACAAAAGGTACGGGATATTGAAAAATAGTTGAATTGACTTAAATTTGTGAGTCATTATCAAACAATTTGTATTTTTAACTAGAAAACACAGGAACGACTTGCTTATGAGGCGTATAGTTGTAACCTTTTTCTCATCGCTTTAACTAGCACTCTAAAATAAACGCTACCATACAAAAAGTGGACAGATTACGTCTGTCCACTCGAGTCATCCTGTTAAGCTAGATTTGACTAGTAAAATTTTTCCGCTTTCCTCGGCATCGATAAAAGAGACCGCTCTAACATCCAACTTAATTTCACGTCCGAACAGCAAATACAGTCGCTCCATCAGAAGTTGTTCGTCTGCATCATTGAACCTCTCCGCGTCAGGCACATAGTAGATCGAGACACTGTCCGGTGTCTCCTGCACGTACTGAATCCGTTCAATGCTATTGGGTAAATGTTTAACGAGACTAGACAATTGCGCTTCAAAAATCTTTTGTCCATCCGGTTTTTGGACGAACGCGCGTCCCCTTCCATCAATCGAATCGATGATCGGTCCCGGGTGACCACAGGAGCAGGTACGCTGACTGAGCGTCATCCGATCCCCGACCCGGTATCGAATGAGTGGTGTCCCATGTGTATCAAAACTCGTCACGAGAATCTCCCCGTCTACATCCAGTTCAATGATTCCCATCTCATGATGCAAATGTTTTTGCCCAAACCGACATTCCGAGACGATTGGTGCACCTTCAGACGATGCATATTGATCAAAAACTGGTCCGTGAAACATTTCTTCGATGACTTGACGCTCCTCCGTCTCGATTCGTTCAGCCGTCGGAAAGATCGCAATCGGTTGACAGGTTAAGCGAATTCCTTCTCGTTTCGCAAACCGGGCAAGTTCAATCATCGCAGATGGAAGACCATCCATTGTTTCTGGTTGAAAACGCTCAATCGCTTCTAAATACGCTGCCATCGTCCGTGGAGACAATCTTTTCACCGTAAATAAGAGTTGATTCGATGCTCGATTCATTCGCCAATACACATCCGTCTGTTGCCGCTTTGGTACTAAATCTTGCGCTGTAAAACTTACACGACGCATCCCACGTCGCACTCCATGCGTCGCCTTGAAATAATCGAGATGTGCCATGCGAATTTGCATATCCGGTACGGTGTAGCGCACTTGCAGTGACATGCCAGTTGTTCCACCCGTTTTTCCGATAATCGGTGCAGGGATGTCCGTTCGAATTTCCTCCATCCGCGTTCGTAATATTTCTTTTGATAACACAGGGATATTTTTGAGTTCTAATAAATCTTTTAAAGGTAAGGTAATGTCATTTGAAATGAGAAGATGGTTGTAATAAGGGCTGTGCTCAGCACAGAAGCGAAGGAAGTCATTCAAACGATCAAGTTGGTCTGCTTCGACGTCAATCGTCATATGCTCTCGCTTGAGGAGCGTCTGAAGTCGTTCTTGATAGACCGGTCCATAACGTTCGCGATGCAATTGATACCCATAGAGGGTTGTGAAGAGGTCTTGGAGAAATAGAGGAGAGCGATTGTAGATCTGCTCTTTGATACCCATGTCATCACGTCCTTTCACAAGGGAGGTAACGGTTTCGATGATTCTACGATAGCGTATGTACCTGACAGGAAAATGACAAAAAGAGGGAAACTGTCTATCTGACAAATTGAGGTCGTCTCGGACAGGTTAATTGAACATCACACCACTATACTGAAGTCAAGGAGGTGAGAAGATGTGGCTCGAATCGATTCAACGTGTCATTGATCATATCGAAAATCATTTAGAAGATCCGCTTGATCTCAACGTGTTGACGAAAGTGGCTCAAATGCAGCCTTATCCTTTACAACGGACATTTTCGTTTCTTGCGATGATGACGTTGCCGGAATATATCCGGGGACGACGGCTAACACTTGCTGCACAACAGTTGATTCAAACGGACGAAAAAATCATTGATCTCGCCCTACGATTTGGTTATGAGACGCCTGAAGCTTTCTCAAAAGCCTTTAAACGACAACATGGCTGTTCTCCAACGTTGATGCGAAGCGAGCGCCGTCCGATTCACGCCTATAACCGCCTGAGTATTCAGGTGACATTGAAAGGAATGGAGCAAATGAACTATCAACTCATCGAACGACCTGCTTTACAAATTTCCGGCTGGCGGAAAAACTTCCCGACGAAAGATGGTGCCCAACAACAGTTGATTCCATTATTTTGGAATGACGTGAACCATTCTGGTCAAGACGCTACCTTATTCAAACAAAACGATGGTCAGATTGAAGGTGTGATTGGTGTTTGCTCCAACTTTACGGAAGAATCGATGGATTATTGGATTGCGACGACAACTAAGGAAGTACTATCTGGTCAGGAAACGATGACGATTCCAGCGAGTCTTTGGGCAACGTTCCCAGTCGTCGGTCCGATGCCGCATGCCATTCAAGAGATGTGGCATCGGATCTATCAAGAATGGCTCCCCTCACATGGATATGATCCCCTTCCTCATGCCGAACTCGAAGTCTATTCGTCAGGCGATCCGTCTGCATCTGATTATCAATCGGCTATCTGGA contains:
- a CDS encoding glyoxalase/bleomycin resistance/dioxygenase family protein, which translates into the protein MLFHYHIWTPHLEETEAWYTARGFHVSQRIGKKEGEFNTFNPPLTWDDFRTDHILFRIIEMKRGAVNVTIGFGKTVRFDHIGFLIQSDDLQTILDRAETLSFTVQANERRTFLQTPYGLRIELQTHDDAIADADGTELVRLVLSTPREGLEKDLVKLFDRPIPHIQTVRGEKTVLQEAVFSDASLVGTDPNGVQLVCS
- a CDS encoding DUF5694 domain-containing protein gives rise to the protein MKPQVLLIGLFHLDRPANGDMIRPTIFDVTSKRRQREIKEVVTRLNTFRPTCVALETAPERMDDVQHTYETYQHESDLTNNERQQIGFRLARMAGLAHLHGVDWNESVKGVPDLGEISALHPEEFETIVATETKRTHQLQQAMEQLSFSDWLDLLHAEQTITASATVYEEIERLKSGRIWIERYWHVRNQKIVTRLLKLAQTTERIVCLYGAAHLPLLRQYLNESNQVEVMTWNDWNNRKECM
- a CDS encoding phenylacetate--CoA ligase family protein, which gives rise to MGIKEQIYNRSPLFLQDLFTTLYGYQLHRERYGPVYQERLQTLLKREHMTIDVEADQLDRLNDFLRFCAEHSPYYNHLLISNDITLPLKDLLELKNIPVLSKEILRTRMEEIRTDIPAPIIGKTGGTTGMSLQVRYTVPDMQIRMAHLDYFKATHGVRRGMRRVSFTAQDLVPKRQQTDVYWRMNRASNQLLFTVKRLSPRTMAAYLEAIERFQPETMDGLPSAMIELARFAKREGIRLTCQPIAIFPTAERIETEERQVIEEMFHGPVFDQYASSEGAPIVSECRFGQKHLHHEMGIIELDVDGEILVTSFDTHGTPLIRYRVGDRMTLSQRTCSCGHPGPIIDSIDGRGRAFVQKPDGQKIFEAQLSSLVKHLPNSIERIQYVQETPDSVSIYYVPDAERFNDADEQLLMERLYLLFGREIKLDVRAVSFIDAEESGKILLVKSSLTG
- a CDS encoding AraC family transcriptional regulator, which translates into the protein MWLESIQRVIDHIENHLEDPLDLNVLTKVAQMQPYPLQRTFSFLAMMTLPEYIRGRRLTLAAQQLIQTDEKIIDLALRFGYETPEAFSKAFKRQHGCSPTLMRSERRPIHAYNRLSIQVTLKGMEQMNYQLIERPALQISGWRKNFPTKDGAQQQLIPLFWNDVNHSGQDATLFKQNDGQIEGVIGVCSNFTEESMDYWIATTTKEVLSGQETMTIPASLWATFPVVGPMPHAIQEMWHRIYQEWLPSHGYDPLPHAELEVYSSGDPSASDYQSAIWIPVRPRD